A window of Tautonia plasticadhaerens contains these coding sequences:
- a CDS encoding PSD1 and planctomycete cytochrome C domain-containing protein — MIRSRIDAPAPVRALGAVPRRLAMVLGTALGAVLPSAAAPAAPQADQAALDFFEANVRPVLVEHCYSCHSAEAPRLRGDLALDTREGLLRGGALGPALVPGDPDASLLLEAVRYEDELLRMPPSGKLPDRVIEHLTRWVEMGAPDPRASDGPPADDPEADDASSRAEALWSFHPPTEPEVPRVDLETWPRSDLDRFVLARLEENGLSPAPEADRRTLIRRVSFDLTGLPPTPDEVAAFLDDDRPDAFARVVDRLLASPAYGERWGRHWLDLARYADSNGLDENVAHGHAWRYRDYVVDAFNRDVPYDRFVVEQLAGDLLPDPGPAPERHAQLIATGFLTLGPKVLAEPDQVKMKMDIVDEQLDTVGRTFLGLTIGCARCHDHKFDPITAADYYAMAGIFTSTTTMDSFETVAKWHENPIPTAEDLRLKEAHDARVASKEAEIEAAAEAANARLVAEGDEGFTLPETPESLYSDEEKARLEALRAELATLQESAPELPAAMGVAEGTAEDIPIHIRGSHLTLGDLVPRRVPEQLAGPEPPTIAPDRSGRLELARWIADEGHPLTARVMVNRIWRWHFGEGLVDTPDNFGALGGSPSHPMLLDWLALRFADEGWSIKSMHRLIMNSSTYRMGSDHDPRAAAVDPGNRLLWRSNVRRLESEAIRDALLAASGALDRAVGGSLLTVENRDYFFNHTSKDVTDYDSARRSLYLPVVRNHLYDLFQLFDSTDASVPDGDRATTTVAPQALFLMNSGLVLDVAGDLAADLLGRADLDDPARLRILYERAYGRPPSAEETDRALAYLDRLAGELDDAHDTTRLDAWQALCQVVLASDEFVYIR; from the coding sequence ATGATCCGATCGCGCATCGATGCCCCCGCGCCGGTCCGAGCCCTCGGCGCCGTCCCGAGGCGGCTGGCGATGGTCCTCGGCACCGCCCTGGGCGCCGTCCTGCCCTCCGCGGCGGCCCCCGCCGCCCCGCAGGCCGACCAGGCCGCCCTGGACTTCTTCGAGGCGAACGTCCGCCCCGTGCTGGTCGAGCACTGCTACTCCTGCCACTCCGCCGAGGCCCCCCGCCTCCGGGGCGACCTGGCGCTCGACACCCGGGAGGGCCTGCTCCGGGGAGGTGCCCTCGGCCCGGCCCTCGTCCCCGGGGACCCCGACGCCAGCCTGCTCCTGGAGGCCGTCCGCTACGAGGACGAGCTGCTCCGCATGCCCCCCTCCGGCAAGCTCCCCGACCGGGTGATCGAGCACCTCACCCGATGGGTCGAGATGGGGGCCCCCGACCCCCGGGCCTCCGACGGCCCCCCCGCCGACGACCCGGAGGCCGACGACGCCTCGTCCCGGGCCGAGGCCCTCTGGTCGTTCCACCCCCCGACCGAGCCGGAGGTCCCCCGGGTCGACCTCGAAACGTGGCCCCGATCCGACCTCGACCGCTTCGTCCTGGCCCGGCTCGAGGAGAACGGACTCTCCCCCGCCCCCGAGGCCGACCGCCGGACCCTGATCCGCCGCGTCTCCTTCGACCTCACCGGCCTCCCCCCCACCCCCGACGAGGTGGCCGCCTTCCTCGACGACGACCGGCCCGACGCCTTCGCCCGGGTCGTCGACCGGCTGCTCGCCTCCCCCGCCTACGGCGAACGCTGGGGCCGGCACTGGCTCGACCTCGCCCGCTACGCCGACTCCAACGGCCTGGACGAGAACGTCGCCCACGGCCACGCCTGGCGATACCGGGACTACGTCGTCGACGCCTTCAACCGGGACGTCCCCTACGACCGGTTCGTCGTCGAGCAGCTCGCCGGCGACCTCCTGCCCGACCCCGGCCCGGCCCCCGAACGCCACGCCCAGCTCATCGCCACCGGCTTCCTCACGCTCGGCCCGAAGGTCCTGGCCGAGCCGGACCAGGTGAAGATGAAGATGGACATCGTCGACGAGCAGCTCGACACCGTCGGCCGCACCTTCCTGGGCCTGACGATCGGCTGCGCCCGCTGCCACGACCACAAGTTCGACCCCATCACCGCCGCCGACTACTACGCGATGGCCGGCATCTTCACGTCCACGACGACGATGGACTCCTTCGAGACCGTCGCCAAGTGGCACGAGAACCCGATCCCCACCGCCGAGGACCTCCGGCTCAAGGAAGCCCACGACGCCCGGGTCGCCTCCAAGGAGGCCGAGATCGAGGCGGCCGCCGAGGCCGCCAACGCCCGACTCGTGGCCGAGGGGGACGAGGGCTTCACCCTCCCCGAGACGCCCGAATCGCTCTACTCGGACGAGGAGAAGGCCCGGCTCGAAGCCCTCCGGGCCGAGCTGGCCACGCTCCAGGAATCGGCCCCCGAGCTGCCCGCCGCGATGGGGGTCGCCGAGGGGACGGCCGAAGACATCCCGATCCACATCCGGGGCAGCCACCTGACGCTCGGCGACCTCGTCCCCCGTCGCGTCCCCGAGCAGCTCGCCGGGCCCGAGCCCCCCACCATCGCCCCCGACCGCAGCGGCCGGCTCGAACTCGCCCGCTGGATCGCCGACGAGGGCCACCCGCTCACCGCCCGGGTCATGGTCAACCGCATCTGGCGCTGGCACTTCGGCGAGGGGCTCGTCGACACCCCCGACAACTTCGGCGCCCTCGGCGGCAGCCCCTCCCACCCGATGCTGCTCGACTGGCTGGCCCTCCGGTTCGCCGACGAGGGCTGGTCGATCAAGTCGATGCATCGCCTGATCATGAATTCCAGCACCTACCGGATGGGCAGCGACCACGACCCCCGGGCCGCCGCCGTCGACCCCGGGAACCGCCTCCTCTGGCGCTCCAACGTCCGTCGCCTGGAGTCCGAGGCCATCCGGGACGCCCTGCTCGCCGCCTCCGGCGCGCTCGACCGCGCGGTCGGCGGCTCGCTGCTCACGGTCGAGAACCGCGATTATTTCTTCAACCACACGTCCAAGGACGTGACCGACTACGACTCGGCCCGGCGGTCCCTCTACCTGCCGGTCGTCCGCAACCACCTGTACGACCTGTTCCAGCTCTTCGACTCCACCGACGCCAGCGTCCCCGACGGCGACCGGGCCACCACCACCGTCGCCCCCCAGGCCCTCTTCCTGATGAACTCCGGCCTCGTGCTCGACGTCGCCGGCGACCTCGCCGCCGACCTGCTCGGCCGGGCCGACCTCGACGACCCCGCCCGACTCCGAATCCTCTACGAGCGGGCCTACGGCCGGCCCCCGTCCGCCGAGGAGACCGATCGCGCCCTGGCCTACCTCGACCGTCTCGCCGGGGAACTCGACGACGCCCACGACACCACCCGACTCGACGCCTGGCAGGCGCTCTGCCAGGTGGTCCTCGCCTCGGACGAATTCGTCTACATCCGCTAG
- a CDS encoding DUF1501 domain-containing protein, with the protein MDRSPSPLSTRRQLLKTSAVGFGHLALAALLADEARARPPEADAADPLAPRAPHFEARAKRVIFLFMKGGPSHLDTFDPKPQLTRDHGKPLPFDKPRVQFAKTGNLLASPWKFRRYGESGLPVSSLFPNVARHVDDLCMIHSLYGTNAAHGGALLKLHTGSDTFVRPSMGSWITYGLGTENRNLPGFLTICPTLAHGGVLNWSSAFLPASYQGTPLGNASVSSDQARVRYIDNDRFPRPVQRAQLDLLAELNGDHLDRTGPEPSLEARLDSFELAFRMQTEMPEAQDLAGESPATLRLYGLDDPTTADFGRQCLLARRFAERGVRFIQVTHSDTNVQWDQHGDLKNGHEKNAREVDLPIAGLLTDLKARGLLEDTLVLWGGEFGRTPTAQGTDGRDHNPEGFTMWLAGGGVRPGFRYGNTDEYGYYAVEDKVHIHDLHATLLHLLGLDHERLTYRHAGRDFRLTDVAGNVATGILA; encoded by the coding sequence ATGGATCGATCGCCATCCCCCCTGTCGACCCGCCGCCAGCTCCTCAAGACCTCCGCCGTCGGCTTCGGCCACCTCGCCCTCGCCGCCCTGCTCGCCGACGAGGCCCGGGCCCGGCCCCCGGAGGCCGACGCCGCCGACCCGCTCGCCCCCCGGGCCCCGCACTTCGAGGCCCGGGCGAAGCGCGTCATCTTCCTCTTCATGAAGGGCGGGCCCTCCCACCTCGACACCTTCGACCCCAAGCCCCAGCTCACCCGGGACCACGGCAAGCCCTTGCCGTTCGACAAGCCCCGCGTCCAGTTCGCCAAGACCGGCAACCTGCTCGCCTCCCCCTGGAAGTTCCGGAGGTACGGCGAGAGCGGCCTGCCCGTCAGCTCGCTGTTCCCGAACGTCGCCCGGCACGTCGACGACCTCTGCATGATCCACTCGCTGTACGGCACCAACGCCGCCCACGGCGGGGCCCTGCTGAAGCTGCACACCGGCAGCGACACCTTCGTCCGCCCGAGCATGGGCTCCTGGATCACCTACGGCCTCGGCACCGAGAACCGGAACCTGCCCGGCTTCCTCACCATCTGCCCCACCCTCGCCCACGGCGGCGTGCTGAACTGGAGCAGCGCCTTCCTCCCCGCCTCCTACCAGGGAACCCCGCTGGGCAACGCCAGCGTCTCCTCCGACCAGGCCCGCGTCCGCTACATCGACAACGACCGCTTCCCCCGGCCCGTCCAGCGGGCCCAGCTCGACCTGCTCGCCGAGCTGAACGGCGACCACCTCGACCGCACCGGCCCCGAGCCTTCCCTGGAGGCCCGGCTCGACTCCTTCGAGCTGGCCTTCCGCATGCAGACCGAGATGCCCGAGGCCCAGGACCTCGCCGGGGAGTCCCCCGCCACGCTCCGCCTCTACGGCCTCGACGACCCCACCACCGCCGACTTCGGCCGCCAGTGCCTGCTCGCCCGGCGCTTCGCCGAGCGCGGGGTCCGCTTCATCCAGGTCACCCACAGCGACACCAACGTCCAGTGGGACCAGCACGGCGACCTGAAGAACGGCCACGAGAAGAACGCCCGGGAGGTCGACCTCCCTATCGCCGGCCTGCTCACCGACCTGAAGGCCCGGGGCTTACTCGAAGACACCCTCGTCCTCTGGGGCGGCGAGTTCGGCCGCACCCCCACCGCCCAGGGCACCGACGGCCGCGACCACAACCCCGAGGGCTTCACCATGTGGCTCGCCGGGGGCGGCGTCCGCCCCGGCTTCCGCTACGGCAACACCGACGAGTACGGCTACTACGCCGTCGAGGACAAGGTCCACATCCACGACCTCCACGCCACCCTGCTGCACCTGCTCGGCCTCGACCACGAACGCCTCACCTACCGCCACGCCGGCCGGGACTTCCGCCTCACCGACGTCGCCGGCAACGTCGCCACCGGCATCCTCGCCTGA
- a CDS encoding alpha/beta hydrolase: protein MKNVPLLLVALACAPVGATAREVTRDLPYVSPGHERQVLDVYAPEGAKDLPVVFWIHGGGWQVGDKSEVQVKPRAFMDRGFVFVSTNYRLLPDVDMGTIVRDIARAIRWVHEHIAEHGGDPDRLLIMGHSAGAQLAALVCTDARYLEAEGLSPGIIKGCVPVDGDTYDVPAIIETAETRNRVHGLPQATYGHREKFGGDPATHRDLSAVTHVADGEGIPPFLIMHVAGHPDTGAQARRLADVLEGAGVPVRVYGARESTHNKINADIGLPDDPGTTLLFEFVDEALTR from the coding sequence ATGAAGAACGTCCCGCTGCTGCTCGTCGCGCTGGCGTGCGCCCCGGTGGGGGCGACCGCCCGGGAGGTGACCCGGGATCTCCCCTATGTCTCCCCGGGGCACGAGCGCCAGGTGCTCGACGTCTACGCGCCGGAGGGTGCGAAGGATCTCCCCGTCGTGTTCTGGATCCACGGCGGGGGCTGGCAGGTCGGGGACAAGTCGGAGGTCCAGGTCAAGCCCCGGGCCTTCATGGACCGGGGGTTCGTGTTCGTCTCGACCAACTACCGGCTGCTGCCGGACGTGGACATGGGGACGATCGTCCGCGACATCGCCCGGGCGATCCGCTGGGTGCACGAGCACATCGCCGAGCACGGGGGGGATCCGGACCGGCTGCTGATCATGGGCCATTCGGCCGGGGCGCAACTGGCCGCGCTGGTCTGCACCGACGCGCGCTACCTGGAGGCCGAGGGTCTGTCGCCGGGCATCATCAAGGGGTGCGTGCCCGTCGACGGGGACACCTACGACGTGCCGGCGATCATCGAGACCGCGGAGACGCGCAACCGGGTCCATGGCCTGCCGCAGGCGACGTACGGCCACCGGGAGAAGTTCGGCGGCGACCCGGCGACGCATCGGGACCTCTCCGCGGTGACCCACGTCGCCGATGGCGAGGGGATCCCCCCGTTCCTGATCATGCACGTCGCCGGGCATCCCGACACGGGGGCCCAGGCCCGTCGGCTGGCGGACGTCTTGGAGGGTGCGGGGGTCCCGGTCCGGGTGTATGGGGCCCGGGAATCCACGCACAACAAGATCAACGCGGACATCGGCCTGCCGGACGACCCGGGCACGACGCTGCTGTTCGAGTTCGTCGACGAGGCGCTGACGCGATGA
- a CDS encoding 3-keto-disaccharide hydrolase, with the protein MRHRHRRGIARSGASILIVSTLLLSLGRAEDEPGFTPLFNGEDLTGWRSGGTDLAGETEADGGRFVVKDGVLVVTGSTETPPMMTEIDTVESFDGDFTLRLEFRASRDANSGLHLRDKEFAHQLQIRDYPRVGPYTMLEDYREGDWNAIEVVVTGTTARCTCNGELLEAALNVPERGPLALQSELNVVEYRNIRVRRGG; encoded by the coding sequence ATGCGTCACCGCCATCGACGAGGGATCGCCCGGTCGGGCGCCTCGATCCTGATCGTCTCGACCCTCCTGCTGTCCCTCGGTCGGGCGGAGGACGAGCCCGGGTTCACCCCCCTCTTCAACGGGGAGGACCTCACCGGCTGGCGATCGGGAGGGACGGACCTGGCCGGGGAGACGGAGGCCGATGGCGGCCGGTTCGTAGTCAAGGACGGCGTCCTCGTGGTCACCGGGTCGACGGAGACGCCTCCGATGATGACCGAGATCGACACGGTGGAGTCGTTCGACGGCGATTTCACGCTCCGCCTGGAGTTCCGCGCCTCCCGAGACGCGAACAGCGGCCTCCACCTCCGGGACAAGGAGTTCGCGCACCAGCTCCAGATCCGGGACTACCCCCGGGTCGGCCCGTACACGATGCTCGAGGACTACAGGGAGGGCGACTGGAACGCGATCGAGGTGGTCGTGACCGGCACGACGGCCCGATGCACCTGCAACGGCGAGTTGCTCGAGGCCGCGCTCAACGTGCCCGAGCGGGGTCCCCTCGCGCTGCAATCGGAACTCAACGTGGTCGAATATCGCAACATCCGGGTCAGGCGAGGGGGCTGA
- a CDS encoding histone deacetylase family protein, whose protein sequence is MAIYSSDHFALPLPDWHRFPMAKYERLRERVERSGIVSPGLVLEPPAATDDQIRLAHDADYLRRVVSGTLGVEEARALGFPWSPQLVERSRRSAGATVAAARDVLGGEPFGVNLAGGTHHAAPDRCAGYCVFNDAAIAARAMQREGRASRVLVVDCDVHHGDGTALIFAEDPTVFTFSIHGERNYPLRKPPGDLDLPLPDGTGDDAYLDALSRGLAEAVDRSRADLAFYLAGADPFESDRLGRMAMTKAGLEARDRLVFEALDLAGIPVAVSMAGGYSADIDDIVDIHFATVRLAVDRQSRRAPAGVSG, encoded by the coding sequence TTGGCGATCTACTCCAGCGACCACTTCGCCCTGCCCCTGCCCGACTGGCACCGGTTCCCGATGGCCAAGTACGAGCGGCTCCGGGAGCGGGTCGAGCGGAGCGGGATCGTATCCCCGGGCTTGGTGCTGGAGCCGCCGGCCGCGACCGACGACCAGATCCGCCTGGCCCACGACGCCGACTACCTCCGCCGGGTCGTCTCCGGGACGCTCGGCGTCGAGGAGGCCCGGGCGCTGGGCTTCCCCTGGTCTCCGCAGCTGGTGGAGCGTTCCCGACGATCGGCCGGGGCGACCGTCGCCGCCGCCCGGGACGTGCTCGGCGGCGAGCCCTTCGGGGTCAACCTCGCCGGGGGTACCCACCACGCCGCCCCCGACCGCTGCGCCGGGTACTGCGTCTTCAACGACGCCGCCATCGCCGCCCGGGCGATGCAGCGCGAGGGGAGGGCCTCCCGGGTGCTGGTCGTCGACTGCGACGTCCACCACGGCGACGGCACCGCCCTGATCTTCGCCGAGGACCCGACCGTCTTCACCTTCTCGATCCACGGCGAGCGGAACTACCCCCTGCGCAAGCCCCCGGGCGACCTGGACCTGCCCCTGCCCGACGGCACCGGCGACGACGCCTACCTCGACGCCCTCTCCCGGGGTCTGGCCGAGGCCGTCGACCGCTCCCGGGCGGACCTGGCCTTCTACCTCGCCGGCGCCGACCCCTTCGAGTCCGACCGCCTCGGCCGGATGGCGATGACCAAGGCCGGGCTCGAAGCCCGGGACCGCCTCGTCTTCGAGGCCCTCGACCTCGCGGGGATCCCCGTCGCCGTGAGCATGGCCGGCGGCTACTCGGCCGACATCGACGACATCGTCGACATCCACTTCGCCACCGTCCGGCTGGCCGTCGATCGGCAGTCCCGACGGGCCCCCGCCGGGGTGTCCGGATGA
- a CDS encoding sensor histidine kinase, with protein sequence MSVRPMGISDLMAWFAGGSQRYMTLYHCMNQDLPWVILTVALDLAVASGYALIALHWWREQRNSSMTVAQHALKNMKNIFVFCGICGYLFIPIKMVWPAWRLYDLFLAVLAFYTWRYAWNARELKVIYHELTRTERLVHQLDEERAESRRKSLFLNSISHDLRTPLNGLMLQAQLAEMELGDLPLSAEQVAGQREALTVIRSNAKAVAALLDRLLEYGRVEGGEESFHPIAFDLDDLVNGVVGRFRAVAGEKRLTLEVSSPPGLSVYTDATILERIVSNLVDNALKFTHAGGVRLDVERTGDSVAIHVADMGPGIAPEHLGRIFDDFFQVGNDERDRTKGFGLGLAITRRLARQLGGDVGVSSRVGSGSRFTVVLPGVVARRDAVVPAEAAAGRG encoded by the coding sequence ATGAGTGTGCGACCGATGGGCATCTCCGACCTGATGGCCTGGTTCGCGGGCGGCTCGCAGCGGTACATGACGCTGTACCACTGCATGAACCAGGACCTGCCCTGGGTCATCCTCACCGTCGCCCTCGACCTGGCCGTGGCGAGCGGGTACGCCCTGATCGCCCTGCACTGGTGGCGGGAGCAGCGGAATTCGAGCATGACCGTGGCCCAGCACGCCTTGAAGAACATGAAGAACATCTTCGTGTTCTGCGGCATCTGCGGCTACCTCTTCATCCCCATCAAGATGGTCTGGCCCGCCTGGCGGCTCTACGACCTGTTCCTCGCCGTCCTGGCCTTCTATACCTGGCGATACGCCTGGAATGCCCGCGAGTTGAAGGTCATCTACCACGAACTGACCCGCACCGAGCGGCTGGTGCATCAACTCGACGAGGAGCGTGCCGAGTCCCGTCGCAAGAGCCTGTTCCTCAACTCCATCAGCCACGACCTGCGGACGCCGCTCAACGGCCTGATGCTCCAGGCCCAACTCGCCGAGATGGAGCTGGGGGACCTGCCCCTGTCCGCCGAGCAGGTGGCCGGGCAGCGAGAGGCCCTGACGGTGATCCGCTCCAACGCGAAGGCCGTCGCCGCGTTGCTCGACCGCCTCCTGGAGTACGGCCGGGTCGAGGGCGGCGAGGAGTCGTTCCATCCGATCGCCTTCGACCTGGACGACCTGGTGAACGGGGTGGTCGGGCGGTTCCGGGCCGTCGCGGGGGAGAAGCGGCTGACGCTGGAGGTGTCCTCGCCTCCGGGCCTGTCCGTCTACACCGACGCGACGATCCTGGAGCGGATCGTCTCCAACCTCGTGGACAACGCCCTGAAGTTCACGCACGCCGGCGGCGTGCGGCTGGACGTGGAGCGGACGGGCGACTCCGTGGCGATCCACGTCGCCGATATGGGTCCGGGCATCGCACCGGAGCACCTGGGCCGGATTTTCGACGACTTCTTCCAGGTGGGAAACGATGAACGGGACCGCACCAAGGGCTTCGGGTTGGGATTGGCGATCACCAGGCGGTTGGCCCGACAGTTGGGCGGCGATGTGGGCGTCTCCAGCAGGGTGGGCTCGGGCAGCCGGTTCACCGTTGTGCTCCCCGGGGTCGTCGCCAGGCGGGATGCCGTCGTCCCGGCCGAGGCTGCTGCTGGTCGAGGATGA
- a CDS encoding response regulator, giving the protein MPSSRPRLLLVEDDPGSHKTLLRLLTRLGFDVLSAMTVEEGLSRLGDGPGFLVLDLMLPDGDGGTILEKVRTDGLPIRVVVTTGVCDPARMGAIAALRPDLVLSKPFDLDDLLRGLGLAP; this is encoded by the coding sequence ATGCCGTCGTCCCGGCCGAGGCTGCTGCTGGTCGAGGATGATCCCGGATCGCACAAAACCCTGCTGCGGCTTCTTACCCGGCTCGGCTTCGATGTCCTCTCGGCCATGACGGTCGAGGAGGGCCTGTCGCGTCTCGGGGATGGGCCGGGCTTCCTCGTGCTGGACCTGATGTTGCCAGACGGCGACGGCGGGACGATCCTGGAAAAAGTCCGCACGGATGGCCTGCCGATCCGGGTCGTGGTGACGACGGGCGTGTGCGACCCGGCCCGGATGGGGGCGATCGCCGCGTTGCGTCCGGACCTGGTCCTCAGCAAGCCGTTCGACCTGGACGACCTGCTCAGGGGCCTGGGGCTCGCCCCTTGA
- a CDS encoding ATP-binding protein encodes MPIPSRPPFRTHGVMLLAVGTATLFSFLLTPLIGANTFPIFLVAVCVAAWVGGMIESLTATALSALAILFLFIEPAGSFAVTPGVALRLAAFGLAAGLIGSLTVAFRRTEEARRERERDFFLMVDNVRDFAIFTLHPDGRVATWNEGAEHLLGYRDPEIIGRPFAAIFPPESAEEGPRWELEVARREGRADDERWHVKKDGTRFWASGVLTAIRDDVGRLMGYTKVLRDVTERRRAEVERAELLERERRARAEVEALSRSKDRFLAALSHELRTPLTPVLMAASALEDDPSVPDGAKADLAMISRNVAMEARLIDDLLDLTRIDQGKLGLRREVVDVHALIEQAIGICRREIEAKDLEFAFEPRAANYCVPGDGSRLQQIAWNLLKNAVKFTPPGGHIAVKTDDTGDGRLRVEVRDTGIGIPEEVLTRIFDAFEQGDPEVTHRFGGLGLGLAISRALAEAHGGTLTAASEGVGAGSTFILELVEAAPPSDEECESPVVSEEHPLRPLRILLVEDNGDTARITARMLAASGHTVTTAGSVAEALASGGAHDLLISDLGLPDGSGIDVLRRFHPLPSIALTGYGMEADLRETREAGFTLHLTKPVDFDQLEGAIRRVAGGVPGAGDREQP; translated from the coding sequence ATGCCGATCCCCAGCCGCCCCCCGTTCCGCACCCACGGCGTGATGCTCCTGGCCGTGGGTACGGCCACGCTGTTCAGCTTCCTGCTGACGCCCCTGATCGGGGCCAATACCTTCCCGATTTTCCTGGTCGCCGTCTGCGTCGCCGCCTGGGTCGGGGGCATGATCGAGTCGCTCACCGCCACCGCCCTCTCCGCCCTGGCGATCCTGTTCCTGTTCATCGAGCCGGCCGGCTCCTTCGCCGTCACGCCGGGGGTCGCCCTGCGGCTGGCCGCCTTCGGCCTGGCCGCCGGCCTGATCGGCTCGCTGACCGTCGCCTTCCGTCGCACCGAGGAGGCTCGAAGGGAGCGGGAGCGTGACTTCTTCCTCATGGTCGACAACGTCCGCGACTTCGCCATCTTCACCCTGCATCCCGACGGCCGCGTGGCGACCTGGAACGAGGGGGCCGAGCACTTGCTCGGCTACCGCGACCCCGAGATCATCGGCCGGCCGTTCGCCGCGATCTTCCCGCCCGAGTCGGCCGAGGAAGGCCCCCGCTGGGAACTCGAGGTCGCCAGGCGAGAGGGCCGTGCCGACGACGAGCGGTGGCACGTCAAGAAGGACGGGACGCGGTTCTGGGCGTCCGGCGTCCTGACGGCGATCCGCGACGATGTCGGTCGGCTGATGGGCTACACCAAGGTGCTGCGGGACGTCACCGAGCGGCGACGGGCCGAGGTCGAGCGGGCCGAGTTGCTCGAACGCGAGCGGCGGGCACGGGCCGAGGTCGAGGCGTTGAGTCGTTCCAAGGACCGCTTCCTCGCCGCCCTCTCGCATGAACTCCGGACGCCGCTGACGCCGGTGCTGATGGCCGCCTCCGCCCTGGAGGACGACCCGAGCGTGCCGGACGGGGCGAAGGCCGACCTGGCGATGATCAGCCGCAACGTGGCGATGGAAGCCCGACTGATCGACGACCTGCTCGACCTGACCCGCATCGACCAGGGCAAGCTGGGACTCCGACGGGAAGTGGTCGATGTCCACGCCCTCATCGAGCAGGCGATCGGCATCTGCCGCCGCGAGATCGAGGCGAAGGACCTCGAGTTCGCCTTCGAGCCCCGGGCCGCGAACTACTGCGTCCCGGGAGACGGGTCGAGGCTCCAGCAGATCGCCTGGAACCTGCTCAAGAATGCCGTCAAGTTCACCCCCCCGGGCGGGCACATCGCGGTGAAGACCGACGACACCGGGGACGGCCGGCTGCGGGTCGAGGTTCGGGACACGGGGATCGGCATCCCGGAGGAGGTGCTCACCCGCATCTTCGACGCCTTCGAGCAGGGCGACCCGGAGGTGACGCATCGCTTCGGCGGACTCGGCCTGGGGCTGGCCATCTCCAGGGCATTGGCCGAGGCCCACGGCGGGACGCTCACGGCGGCGAGCGAGGGTGTCGGGGCTGGCTCGACGTTCATCCTGGAGTTGGTCGAGGCCGCTCCGCCGTCCGATGAGGAGTGCGAATCACCGGTCGTCTCCGAGGAGCATCCTCTCCGGCCGCTCCGTATCCTGCTCGTCGAGGACAACGGGGACACGGCCCGGATCACGGCCCGCATGCTGGCCGCCTCGGGTCATACCGTGACGACGGCCGGCAGCGTCGCCGAGGCGTTGGCGTCGGGCGGGGCACACGACCTGCTGATCAGCGACCTCGGCCTGCCCGACGGCTCGGGGATCGACGTGCTGAGACGGTTCCATCCCCTGCCGAGCATCGCCCTGACCGGCTATGGCATGGAGGCCGACCTCCGAGAGACACGGGAAGCGGGCTTCACGCTCCACCTGACCAAGCCCGTCGACTTCGACCAGTTGGAGGGGGCGATCCGGCGTGTCGCGGGCGGCGTTCCAGGTGCTGGGGATCGAGAGCAGCCGTGA
- a CDS encoding oxygenase MpaB family protein — MDDRPRRPATGPIAPFVRPDSIVRRIWGDADAILFVFAGSAAEFALNRAVDWLFFSGKLPADPLGRLFTTARFAQEIAFVDEATARRSLHRIGAAHRAVEHRRAEAIPEWAHRDVLYMLIDYSERAFELLSRPLDAAERDELYGVFRRVGEGLAIPGLPPSYADWIADRRRHLERDLAYSGLTARLYDRYREVLGRWRYRTLLRVQSVLVPEHVRRLLGLEPCPWMRPSLAAYKVMARVGLRPLVHRMIMPPETLPRIKGLDHAG; from the coding sequence ATGGACGACCGGCCCCGACGACCCGCGACCGGCCCGATCGCCCCCTTCGTCCGCCCGGACTCGATCGTCCGCCGCATCTGGGGGGATGCAGACGCCATCCTCTTCGTCTTCGCCGGCTCCGCCGCCGAGTTTGCATTGAACCGGGCCGTCGACTGGCTCTTCTTCTCCGGCAAGCTCCCGGCCGACCCGCTCGGTCGGCTCTTCACGACCGCCCGGTTTGCCCAGGAGATCGCCTTCGTCGACGAGGCGACCGCCCGCCGGTCGCTGCACCGCATCGGGGCCGCCCACCGGGCCGTCGAGCATCGGCGGGCCGAGGCGATCCCGGAGTGGGCCCACCGCGATGTCCTGTACATGCTCATCGACTACTCGGAGCGGGCCTTCGAACTGCTCTCTCGGCCGCTGGACGCGGCCGAGCGGGATGAACTCTACGGTGTCTTTCGCAGGGTCGGCGAGGGCCTGGCGATCCCCGGCTTGCCCCCCAGCTACGCCGATTGGATTGCGGATCGGCGGCGACACCTTGAGCGTGACCTGGCGTACTCGGGCCTGACGGCCCGGCTCTACGATCGGTACCGCGAGGTGCTGGGGCGGTGGCGATACCGGACGCTCCTCCGCGTGCAGAGCGTCCTCGTGCCGGAACATGTCCGCCGGCTGCTGGGGCTGGAGCCGTGCCCGTGGATGCGTCCGTCTCTGGCGGCCTACAAGGTGATGGCCCGGGTCGGGCTCCGGCCGCTCGTCCATCGGATGATCATGCCGCCGGAGACGCTCCCTCGAATCAAGGGGCTCGATCACGCAGGGTGA
- a CDS encoding CsbD family protein, producing the protein MNWTEIEGDWPEMKALVKSHWSRLSEADLARIEGDRGRLAEILCGRYGHGAEEAERMICVFEKEFRRPGAVK; encoded by the coding sequence ATGAATTGGACGGAGATCGAGGGCGACTGGCCGGAGATGAAGGCCCTGGTTAAGTCCCACTGGTCGAGGCTGAGCGAAGCGGACCTCGCCCGCATCGAAGGCGACCGGGGCCGGCTCGCCGAAATCTTGTGCGGCCGTTATGGGCACGGGGCCGAGGAGGCCGAGCGGATGATCTGCGTGTTCGAGAAGGAATTCCGTCGCCCCGGTGCGGTCAAATGA